One Hermetia illucens chromosome 4, iHerIll2.2.curated.20191125, whole genome shotgun sequence DNA segment encodes these proteins:
- the LOC119655113 gene encoding glutathione S-transferase 1-like produces MKKPVLYGMDISSVCRSVSLVAKAIDLDLEFVEVNLFAGDHKSPEFLRMNPQHTIPTLDDNGNFLWDSHAIIPYLVQTYGRNDDLYPQDDIFKRARIDQRLHFDNGILYAQLRKAVTPIFFKFGTTIPQEVIIEVNAAYEFMETFLKDGLYLVGNSLTIADLSCAASISSLFELIPAEVIRFSKLHAWFQRIRGLPYYHEANGRGNTKYIALIRELREKNAMC; encoded by the exons ATGAAAAAACCCGTATTATACGGAATGGATATCAGTTCAGTGTGCCGAAGTGTTTCTCTAGTGGCCAAAGCGATAGATCTTGATCTAGAATTTGTTGAAGTGAACCTTTTTGCTGGTGATCACAAGTCACCGGAATTTTTGAGAATGAACCCGCAGCATACAATTCCGACCTTGGACGATAACGGAAATTTTCTCTGGGATAGTCATGCAATCATACCCTACCTGGTCCAAACGTACGGCAGAAATGATGATCTGTATCCACAGGATGATATCTTCAAAAGGGCACGAATCGATCAACGTTTACATTTTGATAATGGGATCCTTTATGCCCAGCTGCGCAAAGCTGTG ACGCCAATCTTCTTTAAATTCGGCACTACAATCCCACAAGAAGTAATTATAGAAGTCAATGCTGCCTATGAATTCATGGAAACGTTTTTGAAGGACGGCCTCTACTTGGTTGGAAATTCATTAACCATTGCGGATCTATCCTGTGCAGCAAGTATATCGTCCCTCTTTGAGCTTATTCCTGCTGaagttatcagattttccaagcTGCATGCTTGGTTCCAACGGATAAGAGGGCTACCATATTACCATGAGGCAAATGGGAGAGGTAACACTAAATATATTGCATTGATTAGGGAGCTCAGAGAGAAAAACGCAATGTGCTAG